The genomic stretch CTGGGATGCCTCAAGGAGTCTCTCCTTGACCTTTTTCTTGGCTCTGTTAGAGTCCTTCTTGGGCATGTTAAAAATCACCACCTGTCTTTTGTTTTTAGACAGAAAGAATTTCATAACATGAAATATCGTCTTCTGCAAGTTTGAAGTTAAGTTTTATCCCTCAATCTGTCCACCTGATTACCTCCTTCTTCAGGCTGGTACCTTGAGCCAGATCAAAAACTCTCGGTTCCCTTTAGGCCCCAATATAGGAGAGGGGATGAGCCCTTTGTCCTCCAGCCCCTCGGCGGCAAAAAAGTCTTGCAAACGGGAGATGACCTTCCGGTGCTTTTGGGGGTCTTTCACTACCCCACCACGGCCCACCTCTCCTCGTCCCACTTCAAACTGCGGCTTTATCAAGGCGATGATGTCCCCTCCTGGGACAACCAGCTTTTTGACCGCCGGTATTATCTTGGTAAGAGAGATAAAAGAGACATCGATTACCGCAAGATCAACTAACTCCCCCAGGTCTTTAAGGCGTAGGTAGCGCGCGTTTGTTCGCTCCAAAACCACCACCCGGGGATCTTGACGCAGACGCCAGTGAAGTTGGCCATAACCTACATCCACGGCATAGACCCGGGCGGCTCCCCGTTTAAGAAGACAATCGGTAAACCCTCCTGTGGAAGCTCCCACATCAAGGGCCCTTTTCCCTGCAACCGAAATCCCGAAGGCCTCAATGGCCGCCTCCAGCTTTAGGCCTCCTCGGCTCACATAAGGACAAACCGGCCCTCTGACCTCTACTCTAGCCTCTTCAGGAACCAGGGCGCCGGCCTTATCAACCCTTTGTCCCTCCACGAAGACCTGACCGGCCATAATGGCCGCCTGGGCCTTCTGGCGGCTCTCAAAAAGCCCCCGTTGGACAAGAAGTTTGTCAAGACGCTGGCGAGACAATGAGCCTCGGACCTTCACTGCTTAAAAAATTCAGGATGGAATCTTTAATTTTGGGGGTTGTAAGTCCCAGTTTATCCCGAAGGATGGCCGGGGAGCCGTGTTCCACGAAGACATCCGGAATCCCAAGGCGCATCAAGGGAACAGAGAGTCTCCGATCGGCAAGGAGTTCGGCCACGGCGCTACCAAAACCTCCGATAAGGCTGTTTTCTTCAATGGTCATCAGACGATCATGACCCTGGGCCAGATCCAGAATTAGTTCTTCATCAAGGGGTTTGGCAAAGCGAGCGTTGACCACCGTAACCGAGACCCCCTGAGAGGAAAGCTCCTCGGCCGCCTTAAGGGCCGGCCAAACGGTGGCTCCAATGGCCAAGACAAGGATATCCTGCCCCTCCCGGAGCACTTCAGCCCGCCCGATGGGGATGGCCTTAAGCTCCCAATCCAGACTTACCCCCACCCCTGAGCCCCGAGGGTAGCGAAGGGCAATGGGACCTCGGTAGACCATAGCCGTGTAGAGCATGTGCTGAAGTTCATTTTCGTCCTTGGGGGCCATGACCACCATGTTGGGGATCAGGCGGAGATAAGAAAGGTCGAACTGCCCCTGATGGGTAGGGCCATCTTCCCCCACAATCCCCCCTCTATCGAGGGCAAAGATTACGTGTTGTTTGGTCAAACAAACATCGTGAATGATCTGATCAAAGGAGCGCTGCAAAAAGGTAGAATAAATAGCGCAGACAGGGATAAGCCCCTCAATGGCCAGGCCGGCAGCAAAAGTAACCGCATGCTGTTCACAGATGCCCACATCAAAGAAGCGTTCCGGAAACCGCCGGGCAAAGTCCTTAAGCCCTGTTCCGGTAGGCATGGCCGCAGTAATGGCCACCAGACGAGGCTCCTCCTCCGCCAGCCGGATCATAGTCTGCCCAAAGACTTGGGTGTAATCCGGAGGCCGAGGCCCTTTACGCCGCGGCCGGCCAGTGACCACATCAAAGGGACCTAGACCATGAAAACGTTCGGGTTCCTCCTCGGCCGGAGGGTATCCTTTGCCTTTCTTGGTGAGGACATGAACCAGAACCGGCCCCTCTAGTTCCTTGACGTTTTTAAGGGTTGGAATGAGCACATCTAACCGATGGCCGGGCAGGGGCCCAACATATTCAAAATTAAGGGCCTCGAAAAGCATTCCCGGAGTAAGAAACCCCTTAAGGGTGTCCTCGCTCCTTTTGAGGATATGAACGATCTGGTCTCCCCCGGGAAGATTGCGGAAGAAGCCCTCGAGCTCCTTTTTCACCCGAGTGGCCACCCTCCCGGTAAGCTTACGGGAAAGAAAAGACGAAAGGGCTCCCACGTTGGGAGAGATAGACATCTCGTTGTCGTTTAGAATGACGATGAGATTCTTGCGGATATGGCCAGTATTATTAAGGCCCTCGAAGGCAAGGCCCGCGGTCATAGAGCCGTCTCCGATAACCACCACCACCCGCCCGGGCTTTCCCTGGAGCTCCATGGCCACCGCCATACCCAGACCGGCCGAAATGGAGGTGGAGGAGTGGCCGGTGTCCAGGGCATCATAGGGGCTTTCAGAACGTTTGGGAAAGCCAGAGATTCCTCCATAAGTACGCAAGGTGTGAAAGACGTCTCTTCGGCCAGTAACCAGCTTGTGGGCATAGGCCTGGTGGCCAACATCCCAGACTATGCGATCCTGGGGGGCATCAAAGACATAATGAATGGCCAGGGTAAGCTCCACCGTCCCCAGGTTAGGAGCCAGGTGGCCGCCGTTTTCGGAGACCGTCTGAATGATGGTCTCCCTGATCTCCCGGGCCAATTCTCTAAGCTCTGGGAGACGAAGTCTTTTAAGGTCCTTTGGGCTATCGATGCGGTCAAGGATCCTGGTCATGCTCGTCTCACCTCACATCTTTCTCTCTACAATATACCGGGCAATGGCCTTAAGGACATCACCTCTGTCTCCCAAAGGCTCGAGGGCCTTCTCTGCCTCGCTGACCAACTTATAGGCCTGATCTCTAGCGGCCTGGAGGCCGAACATCTGGGGATAGGTGGGCTTGCCGTGTCTAAGATCAGAGCCTACCGGTTTACCCAACAAGGCCTCATCTCCGGTGATGTCCAGGATGTCGTCAACGATCTGGAAGGCCAGGCCAATCTTCTCCCCATAGAGCCGGAGGGCTCCCAGCTCCCGGCTATTGCAGCCGGCCAGAACCCCCCCGGCAACCACCGAGGCCTGAATGAGGGCCGCCGTCTTGTGGAAGTGAATAAACTTAAGCTCTTCAGGGGCAATTTCTCGACCTTCGGCCAGAATATCCGCCGTCTGTCCCCCCACCATACCGGCCACACCAGCAGCTTGAGCCACAAGGGAGATGGTCTCCAGGGCCGCCAGGGGCCCAACCCTGGCTACCAGCTCTTTAAGACTCAAGAGCTCAAAGGCCAGGGTGAGCAAGGCATCCCCAGCCAAAATGGCCAGGGCCTCTCCGAACCTCTTGTGGCAGGTGGGACGGCCGCGCCGCAGATCATCGTCATCCATAGCAGGGAGATCATCGTGAATGAGGGAATAGGTGTGAATACACTCCAGAGCACAGGCCGCTGGCAGATAGACCTTCAGGTCTTCGTTTTTTGTGGCCGCTGCCGTAAGAAGAAGGATGGGACGAAGGCGTTTCCCCCCGGCAAAGACGCTGTAACGCATGGCCTCAATCACCGGAGCCGCCCCACCCTCTGGGCGAGGGAGATAGTGATCCAGGGCCTCATCTACCAAAGCCTTAAGGGAAGAAAGATAGCGAATAAGGTCGGAACTACTCACCGGATTCCTCAGGAAAGGGGATAAATTCTACCTGACCATCTGGCTGGCCAATAAGCAGCTCTACCTTTCGTTCGGCCTCATCAAGCATCTGATTAAGGGCTCGCGAAAGCCTGATGCCTTCTTCAAACTTCTTCAGGGAATCCTCCAGGGAAAGGCCCTCTGATTCCAGCTCGGAGACAATCTTCTCCAGGCTCTGGAGCCCGGCCTCAAAGTCCTTCAGTTCCATGGGAAGTCTCCTTCCTGACCGAAAATGGTCTTAAAGTAATGAGGCTTAGGGGATCCACCCGAAGCCCCGTCAGTGAGACACCAAAGTGAAGGTGGGGCCCGGTTACCCGGCCGGTACGACCCACCAGGCCTATACGCTGCCCCCGGCGGACTTTATCCCCTTCGGTCACCACGATTTCTTTAAGGTGGCAATAAATACTGTAAAGACCTAGACCATGATTGATGACCACAGTGCGCCCGGAGAGATAAAAGTCTCCCGTCAAAACCACCTGACCATCGCCAAAGGCAACTACTGGAGTGCCTTCAGGGGCGGCAAAATCCACTCCCATATGAGGGCTTCGGGGTTGTCCATTAAGGATACGCCTAAGCCCAAAGGGGCTGGAGAGACGCCCCTCCACAGGACGAACAAAGGGGCCGAGATAAGGTTCCTCCCTGGTCACGGGCTTGAGGGCCTCAAGCAACCTGGCCCTTTCTCTCTTTATCCGAGCCAGGGTCTTTTTATCAAAGGTGACCATCTTTGGGGGGAGCTTAAGGTGTTCCTCAGGAAAGGTCTTGGGGATAATGTTCAGCCCCACCCTTGCCCGCTTCCCAGAGGCAAAATGTACCTCTAAGACGGCCCGCCCAGGAGAAGCTCCGTAGGGAACGGCCACAAATCCCCGGGCTTCGGGTCCCAGAGAAACCAGAGGAAAACAATGCTTAAGTAAGCAGGCCTCTTTTGCCCTCCCGGGCACCCTTAGCAGAAAGGCCTCGCCCGGAGCCACAGCAGAGGGAGCCTCTATAGCCTTAGCCCCGGCAGATAAAAGGAGGCAAACTATCAGGACTGAGATTCCAAAACGCGACATAAAACCCTGCCCTTTTTGAGCTTTAATCTTAGAAGGTCTCCCGGACGCACCTGATCCGCCTCGGTAAGAAGACGGCCTTGAGGCAGAATCTCTACCAGGCTGTATCCCCTGGACAGAATACCATAAGGGCTAAGGGCCTCTAAGCGATGCTCTAAGGCCTTAAGCCTGGCCTTCTTGGTGGCCAGATATCTGACTATAGATCGTTCAAGGGCAGAGGTGGCCGCCTCAAGGCGTAGCCTTTTTTCCACCAGACGTCGCCGGGGATCTTTGAGCCTTAGAGTAAGGACTTTTAAGGTCTGCCGGTGCCCCCTGAGCCCTTCTAATACGAGGTCTTGAAGACGTCGTTCTAAGGCCCTGAGGCGTTCTTTCAGCTCACCATGATCCGGAAAGACCATCTGAGCAGCCGCTGTAGGGGTCGGAGCCCGGTGATCGGCCACAAAATCGCAGATGGTAAAATCAACCTCATGCCCTACGGCGGAGACCACCGGAATCCGGCTCCGGGCTACAGCCCGGGCCAGGGCCTCGTCATTGAAGGCCCAGAGATCCTCTAAGGACCCACCGCCTCGACAGATGACAATAACATCTACCGGCAAATGAAGGTTAAAGAAATCCAGGGCCTGACAGATCTCGCCGGCTGCCTCCTGGCCCTGGACCCTGGTAGGGTAAATAATAATTTGCCCCCCCGGAAAGCGCCCCCTCGAAACCCTCAAGAAATCATGAACCGCCGCCCCTGTAGGGGAGGTAATTAAACCCACCCTGGAGGGAACCAGGGGTAGTGATTTTTTGCGGGAGGGATCAAAGAGACCTTCACGGCGCAGACGCTCTTTAAGCTCCTCAAAGGCCATCATCATGGCCCCGGCCCCCCGGGGCTCAACAATAGTGGCAATAAGTTGATATTGTCCTCGAGGCTCATAAAGGCTGAGTCTTCCCAGACAGAGAATTCGAAGCCCGTCCTTAAGGGGAAAGCGGACCTTTGCCGCCTCCCGGCGGAAGAGGACCACCTGGATCTGAGCCATCTCGTCCTTGAGAGAAAAATAGACATGCCCAGAAGAGGGAACGCGTAGATTGGAGACCTCTCCTTCCACCCACACAAAGGGGAAGGCCCCTTCTAAAAGATCTTTTAAAACACGGGTTAGCTCGGAGACGGTAAAGACCCGGGGCTCAAGAGTCTCGTCGGTCTCCAGGGCTCCTTCGGCCAGAGGCGGGGAAGGGATCAGGTTTTCCAGAGAATCCGGCATTGTTTTTCCGGGCCACAAAGCTTATAGTCTTTTGCCGAAAGTTAGCCCAAAGAAGATACTTAGTAAACCGGGTAAAAAAACCATGATCAAGAAAGACCTTTATGAAATTTTAGGCGTCTCTCCCGAGGCCACTCAGGAGGAGATTAAAAAGGCCTACCGGCGTCTGGCCCGAAAATATCATCCGGATCTAAACCCAGGAGACAAAGAGGCTGAGAGGCGCTTTAAAGAGATAAATGAGGCCTATGAGGTCCTCTCTGACCCCAAAAAGAGGGCCGAATACGATCAGCTACGCCAAGCGGCCTCGGCTCACACCTTCACCACCCCTGAGGGTGAAACGGCCTATGATTTCTCGGGTCTTTTTGAGGAGGGTGGTCTCGGAGGTTTTGCCGATCTGTTCGAAGACCTCTTCGGATTTGAGACCAGAAGTCATCGTCCCCGGCGGGGAGAGGACATCATGGCCCGGGTGGAGGTTGACCTGCGGGATGCCGCTTTAGGCCGAGAAATAGAGGTCGAGGTCCCCTACCGAGGTCCATGTCCCACCTGCGGGGGGCAGGGGCTGGATCCAACTGATACTGGCTCATCCTGTCCGGCCTGTGGGGGACAGGGCAAGAAGGATATCCGTCAGAAGGGAATGAGGGTGATCCAGATCTGCAGCCACTGTGGGGGAAGTGGTCGAATAAGGACAAAACCTTGCCCCACCTGCCGCGGAACAGGGGTCTCTGGTCACCGGGAGCGGATAAAGATCAAAGTTCCCCCCGGGGTCAAGGAGGGAGACACCATACGCATTCCGGGCAAGGGTGCCCCAGGAATAATGGGAGGGCCTCCGGGGGACCTGTATGTCCAATTTGTCATCAGGCCTGACCCCCTCTTTGAACGTCGGGGAGATGATCTTTATGTCAAAGTGCCGGTAGACATCTTTACCGCCACCCTAGGGGGCGAGGTGGTCGTTCCCACTATAGATGGTCAGGTAAAAATGAAGATCCCCCCGGGCACTCAGTGCGGCCAAAAGTTTCGCCTAAAGGGTAAGGGCCTCCCGCGGGCCAGAGGTGGTCGCGGAGATGAATATGCCGAGATCATGATTCGGGTTCCAACCCATCTCTCTCCGGAGGCCAAAAAACTTTTTGAGGAACTCAAAAGTAAGATCCACCCTTAGGACCGGGGAATAAAGATTCGGAAGACTGTGCCCTCACCGGCCTGGCTTTTTACCTGGATGTCGCCCCCCCAGGACTCCACCAGACGATGGACAATAGACAGGCCAAGGCCGGTTCCTTCCGGGCGCGTGGTGTAAAAGGGGTTAAAGATATGGTCCAGAGTCTCCGGGGGAATACCGCCCCCGGTATCCCTTACCTCCAGCCAGGCCCCTTCCCGGCCCTCATCAAGAGATATGGTCACCCTACCGTTTGGATGACCGTTGCAGGCCTCTACAGCGTTCATCACCAGGTTGAGTAACACCTGACGGAACTGGTCAGGGTCAAGTTCCAGCTCAAAATCCTCGGCGATAAGATTCTCTATCGGGACTTTCTTAAAGCGACCGTGGCGTCCCACCAAGGAGATGACCTCTTCAGCCACCTGAGCCGGATGGAAGATCCGACGTTTCCCTCGCTCCGGCCGGGCGAAAAGGAAAAAATCATCCGACAAAGACTCCAGACGCTCTGCCTCCCGGAGGATTATCTCTAGCAAGGGTTGACCTTCCACAGAGACCAGTTCCTGCTCCTTTAGAAGTTGCGCCGCGCCACTTATACTGGTGAGAGGATTCCTGATTTCATGAACCAGGCCATCGGCCATATGGCCTAAGGCTGCCAGGCGCTCGATACGACGCATCTGTCCTTCCCGGCGTTTGATCTCTGTAATGTCTTGAAAGATGATCCCCCTTCCCAAGACCTGACCGGAATCATCGGTAATATCAAAGCAAGAAAGTCCCAGGATGATCTCTCCCCGTTGCGGATGTTTAAGGGTTAAATCTTGACGTTCACTACACTCGACAGCAGCCATTTCCGGGATGATCTCTGCCAGGGGCCTTTGCTGAAAGGTCGAAAGAGGCCGGCCGAGAATCTCTTCGGCCCGCCGGTTGACCAGGGTCAGGTTTCCCTGGGCATCGGTTATAATGAGCCCTGACTGAAGGCTGTGGAACACATGATGTTGGATCTTCTCCAGTCGCCGGATATCCGCCTCTCTCTGATGAACCTTGGCCTGGACAAGAGTGATATCTCGAACGAGCCGCAGGGTCATAAGACCTACCAGAGAAAAGGCCCCCAGATCCAAAAAATAAAAGAAGACCTCCTCGGACCTAATCGCCCGGCCTCCTTTAAGAAGGGGAGGCCAATAAATGATGGTCAGACCCAGGGCCACCACGCCCATGGTCAGGTTGAGGCCACTGCGTCCCAGAAGGACGGCCGCAATAATGACCACCAGAGAGTAAAGAACAATAAAGGGGCTTTGAGGCCCACCGCTAACCCCTATTAGCAAGGTAATGAGAAAGGAGTCTCCCAAAACAAGGGCCCAGGCCAAACGATGAGCCGAGACCCCCATCTTGGAGGCCACCAAAATGGCCAGACTAAGGGCAAAGGAGGCGCCCACCACCCAGAAGAAGGCCTCATGGAAAAGATCCTTAAGGACAACTCCCCCGGCCAGAACTGCCAGTAAAATGACCAGCTTCAGGGCGTTGATAACCGAGAAACGAAACATTGGTGTTTTAGAGGTTGTATTTGGCCAGGCGATACCTGAAAGAACGAAAGTTGAGACCAAGTAGTTTGGCCGCCTCGGTCTTTACTCCGCCGGTGCGTTCAAGGGCCTGTTTGAGAAGATCCATCTCTATTTTGGCCAGAAGTTCCTCGAGATCCAACCCCTTCTCTGGCAAAGTAATACGAAAATCCTTCTGGCCGTTGTCCCCTTCCTCCTGACGTTTGCTCCGGGAAAGAACCAGACTTTCGGGCAGGATGAGGCTTCCCGTCTCCAGGGCCACCGAACGCTCAATGATATTTTCCAGCTCTCGAATATTTCCGGGGAAGTCGTATTCTTCCAAGGCCTTAAGGGCATAAGCTGAAATGCCCTCAACCTTTTTACCCATCTGACGGGCGTACTTGTCTAAGAAATATTGGACCAAAACCGGGATATCCTCTCGCCTCTCTCTTAGTGGCGGAACGTGAATGCTGATAACGTTTAGTCGGTAGTAGAGGTCCTCTCGAAAATTTCCGGCCAGAACCTCCTTTTCTAAATCCCGGTTGGTGGCCGAAATTATCCGGACGTCAACCTCGATCTCCTGGGTTTCTCCCAACGGAATAAAACTTTTCTGTTGGACAACCCGGAGAAGCTTTACCTGAAGCTCGGGTGGAAGCTCCCCTATCTCATCCAAAAAGATGGTTCCACCATGGGCCACGGCAAAAAGGCCCTTTTTCTCCCGGGTGGCCCCGGTAAAGGCCCCTCGGCTGTAACCAAAAAGCTCGCTTTCCAAGAGATTGGCCGGGATGCCACCGCAGTTGACAACCACAAAAGGGCGATCCTTCCGGGGACTCAAACGGTGAATGGCCCGGGCAATGAGCTCCTTACCCGTGCCTGACTCTCCAGTGATGAGAACATTAGACGGGGCCTGGGCTACCTTAGGCAGAAGGGAGAAGATCTTGCGCATGGCCGCACTCTTGGCCACCATGCCTTCAAACTGAACTATCTGCTCCCCCTTAGGCTCACCCTCGCGGCTCTTTTCGGCCTTCTTGAGGGCCCGGGCCACCGTCTCTCGAAGTTCAGAAAGGTTAAAGGGTTTGGTCACATAATCAAAGGCCCCCTCCCTCATGGCCGAAACGGCCGTATCCATAGAGGCAAAGGCCGTGATCATGATCACTGGAATCTGGGGCCAGCGGCCCTTGATCTCCTTAAGGAGAGAGAGGCCATCCATCTCCGGCATCCTGATATCGGCCAAAACCACATCTACAGGCTGCTTCTCCATGAGCTTAAGGGCCTCTTTGCCTGTCTCCGCGGTGAAGACCTGATACCCATCCTTGCTGAAGAGAATATCCAGAAACTGGCGCAGGCTCCTGTCATCATCAACAATGAGCAGATGGGCCATCATCTGCCTCCCTGTTATAAAATCCGGCGCTTCTCTTAAATTTTTGTCGTCAGAAAGGAACATTTTGTTAAATAATTTGTCACCCGTTGACGTTTTTTGTTATTAGGGAAGCGCAACTAGTAAGGCCCTTTATCAGGGGGGCAGAATTTCACCGCCTTTAGGTGGCGGCCGATTCTAGATAATATGCCCCAAAGAGAGATGACTTCCCGAGGCTCCGGACCCACAAGATTGGAACCCCTCTTTGAACTCTCCAAAAGCCGTGGAGACAGAGGCGGCCTTTGGGCCCTAGGGCTTTGCTTCCTGGCTGCGGCCGGTCTCTCTACAGAGGTTCTCCTTCAGATATACAAAGGGAAAAGCGTCTGTCCCAACGAGGTCTGTGCCCTGGTAGGAGAATACGTCCTTATCGGCGAGCGAGGGCTTATGACTATAGGGGCGGCTTTCTTCTGGATCCTCTTTGGCCTTATATTTTTTAGCCGCCGTTATCCCCGGCCCTGGCTTAAGGCCTTGCCCCAGATAGCCCTTCTGGGGGCCCTGGCCTTTGACGGCCTTCTTATGGGATTCCAGGTTTTTAAGATCCAGAAACTCTGTCTCATCTGTCTGGCCACGGCCTTAGTCCTTATCACCATTCATTTGGTTTATTCATTTGGTCTTAAAAGCTTTGCCGTAGCCGTAGCCGGACTGGCTGTCTGGACCGGGGCCTTTGCCGGCAATGGTCTTCTTAAGATGCCCCAGGGCCCTAAGGGCCCGGTTAACTTCGTTTTTTACAGTCTTCGGGCCACCAATGGGCCAGAATTCCCCCGTTTAACTCTGATCTTCAGTCTTCATTGTCCCCACTGCCTGAAGGTCATTGAAAGGCTCTCCGAAATCCCCCCTGGGGGCCTAAATCTCCGGCTGGCTACAGTAGATACTGACGCAGAGGCCTTAGAGAAGTTAAGTTCTTTCCTCAAAGAGGCCCCCAAAAGTGATCAGCCCCTCTCCCTACTTCTTAAACTTAAAAGAAGTGCTCCTTCCGAGAAGAAGGCCATCCCTGCCGGACTTGTCGCGGCCGCCCAGGCCGCCCGTGAGTTTCTCTTTGCCCAAGGCCTTTATGGGATCCCTGTCTTGATGGTGGAAGAGGGGCCTGACAGGCGTCTTATCTTAAGTGGAGAAGAGGCCATAATGACCTATCTCCAGCAGGTCTTCACTCCCGAAGGCTCAAACCAAGAGGGGCGATGAATTCTGCCACTTTATCCTCCCTGCCCTCAGCCAGCCACTGGGGGATAGGAGAGTAAGCCAGCTTTTTGAATATGGCCTCCCTCTCAGAGGCCGGAAGACCTCGAGAGAGAATCTCCCTGCGCCAGCGCCTCATTAACTCCAGAAACCTTCCCCACTCTGGCCCAAAAGACCCCTCAAGCTCTTCCCTTAGCCTTCTGGCCAGGGCCGGACTCGCTCCAGAGGTCGAGATGGCGATGGTTAAATCACCACTTTTGACCACCGAGGGAACAATAAAGCTACAATACTCCGGCTTATCCACCACATTGCAAGGGATTCCAAGGGCTTCGGCCTCGGAGAAGACCGCCTCCTGGACGGCTGGATCATCGGTGGCGGCAATAACCAGCCGCATTCCCCTGAGATCTCCCGGACGATAGCCCCGCATCTCCAGCTCAAGCCGACCTTCTTGGGCCGCCAGACGAATTTCTTCACAGACCTGGGGAGAAACCACCCTGACCTGAGCCTCTGCCTCAAGAAGGGAGGCTATCTTTCGAGCCGCCACCTGGCCACCGCCAACCACCAGGCACTTTTTACCCGCCAATTTGAGAAAGAGTGGATAGTACTTAATGGTCACCTCCTCAAAAAACGCCGCTTTAACAAGTAAGGTGGAAGGCCCCGGCCACCTTTTTCTTCTCTTGCCAGAGACGATTGAACAGATCCACTGCTCGGCCCGTAGGTAAGGCCTCAAACTCAATGGCCTCGCGCTTTAGGGCCTCTTCCACTTCTGGGCTGAGGCTCATAGCCCCATAGGCACCGGTGCCGATAACCAAAAACTCCGGATGGGCCTGGAGAATATCGGCAATATCTTCAGAAAAGAGACGGTGCCCCTCCTTACGCCACCAGTTGGGAACCACCTGGCCGTTTATTACCTTTAGGTCTCGAGAATAGATTTTGCCGGCAATTTTCATCTGACCAAAGCTATAGGCCTCAATCATCGCCCCCTCCTAAAACCAGACTGTCAAAAGCCAGAGGACCCCGGAGACAAAGGCCAAAGCAAGCATGGTCGGCCCTCCGACCCTCAGGCCACCAAAGACCAAAGAATACAGCCCCTTGGCCAGATTATTACTTATAGAGGCCACCACAATGGCCATTTCAATCTCCCGCTGCCCCACTGCCTGATATTTGCCCTGAATTATACCTAAAATGAAGGGGTCAATATCTACAAACCCGATGATACTGGCCAGATAGTGAAGCCCGTATTCTCCGTAGCGTGAGAGCGTCCACCGGGTAATGGCCACCACGGCCACAAAAAGAATAGCAAAAAGGAGGGCCGCCGTCAGCTCAAGGGGGTTCTCTGGACGATCCGAGGGAGTACTCCGGGAAGGGCAGTGACAGAGTCTGTCAAGGATGAGACCGGCCAAACCGGCCAGGCCGGCCACAGCCAAAAAATAGGGGCTAAGGGTCAACCCCAGAGAAAGGTTGAAAAGGCTTACCAGAACCGCCAGACGAAGATACATGGCCCCGGTGGCCAGAACAATGGGGCCCACGGCCTGAGGGCCTTTAATCCTTCTGGCCATAACCACCGTGGTGGCCGTGGAGGAATACACGCCTCCCAGGAAGCCTGAGAGAAGAAGTCCTCTTACCGGGAAAACATAGG from Thermosulfuriphilus ammonigenes encodes the following:
- a CDS encoding two-component system sensor histidine kinase NtrB, with the translated sequence MFRFSVINALKLVILLAVLAGGVVLKDLFHEAFFWVVGASFALSLAILVASKMGVSAHRLAWALVLGDSFLITLLIGVSGGPQSPFIVLYSLVVIIAAVLLGRSGLNLTMGVVALGLTIIYWPPLLKGGRAIRSEEVFFYFLDLGAFSLVGLMTLRLVRDITLVQAKVHQREADIRRLEKIQHHVFHSLQSGLIITDAQGNLTLVNRRAEEILGRPLSTFQQRPLAEIIPEMAAVECSERQDLTLKHPQRGEIILGLSCFDITDDSGQVLGRGIIFQDITEIKRREGQMRRIERLAALGHMADGLVHEIRNPLTSISGAAQLLKEQELVSVEGQPLLEIILREAERLESLSDDFFLFARPERGKRRIFHPAQVAEEVISLVGRHGRFKKVPIENLIAEDFELELDPDQFRQVLLNLVMNAVEACNGHPNGRVTISLDEGREGAWLEVRDTGGGIPPETLDHIFNPFYTTRPEGTGLGLSIVHRLVESWGGDIQVKSQAGEGTVFRIFIPRS
- a CDS encoding sigma-54-dependent transcriptional regulator; the encoded protein is MAHLLIVDDDRSLRQFLDILFSKDGYQVFTAETGKEALKLMEKQPVDVVLADIRMPEMDGLSLLKEIKGRWPQIPVIMITAFASMDTAVSAMREGAFDYVTKPFNLSELRETVARALKKAEKSREGEPKGEQIVQFEGMVAKSAAMRKIFSLLPKVAQAPSNVLITGESGTGKELIARAIHRLSPRKDRPFVVVNCGGIPANLLESELFGYSRGAFTGATREKKGLFAVAHGGTIFLDEIGELPPELQVKLLRVVQQKSFIPLGETQEIEVDVRIISATNRDLEKEVLAGNFREDLYYRLNVISIHVPPLRERREDIPVLVQYFLDKYARQMGKKVEGISAYALKALEEYDFPGNIRELENIIERSVALETGSLILPESLVLSRSKRQEEGDNGQKDFRITLPEKGLDLEELLAKIEMDLLKQALERTGGVKTEAAKLLGLNFRSFRYRLAKYNL
- a CDS encoding vitamin K epoxide reductase family protein; translated protein: MTSRGSGPTRLEPLFELSKSRGDRGGLWALGLCFLAAAGLSTEVLLQIYKGKSVCPNEVCALVGEYVLIGERGLMTIGAAFFWILFGLIFFSRRYPRPWLKALPQIALLGALAFDGLLMGFQVFKIQKLCLICLATALVLITIHLVYSFGLKSFAVAVAGLAVWTGAFAGNGLLKMPQGPKGPVNFVFYSLRATNGPEFPRLTLIFSLHCPHCLKVIERLSEIPPGGLNLRLATVDTDAEALEKLSSFLKEAPKSDQPLSLLLKLKRSAPSEKKAIPAGLVAAAQAAREFLFAQGLYGIPVLMVEEGPDRRLILSGEEAIMTYLQQVFTPEGSNQEGR
- a CDS encoding precorrin-2 dehydrogenase/sirohydrochlorin ferrochelatase family protein, whose amino-acid sequence is MTIKYYPLFLKLAGKKCLVVGGGQVAARKIASLLEAEAQVRVVSPQVCEEIRLAAQEGRLELEMRGYRPGDLRGMRLVIAATDDPAVQEAVFSEAEALGIPCNVVDKPEYCSFIVPSVVKSGDLTIAISTSGASPALARRLREELEGSFGPEWGRFLELMRRWRREILSRGLPASEREAIFKKLAYSPIPQWLAEGREDKVAEFIAPLGLSLRE
- a CDS encoding Mth938-like domain-containing protein, coding for MIEAYSFGQMKIAGKIYSRDLKVINGQVVPNWWRKEGHRLFSEDIADILQAHPEFLVIGTGAYGAMSLSPEVEEALKREAIEFEALPTGRAVDLFNRLWQEKKKVAGAFHLTC
- a CDS encoding MgtC/SapB family protein, which gives rise to MDISFFWRDFLVVLALSFIIGLEREEDHLRKVAKEEEDVPYFGGIRTFPLIGILGLILYILDPVHLLPYVIGLVALAALLLVSYWRKMSADRTGITSETAAFITYTLGPMVVGKPIWWPVGITVATVVLLHSKPTLHYLTRVFPEEELLTLSKFLLVIGVVLPLLPREKIPYLEISPYQIWLAVVAVSSISYASYLIQAYVFPVRGLLLSGFLGGVYSSTATTVVMARRIKGPQAVGPIVLATGAMYLRLAVLVSLFNLSLGLTLSPYFLAVAGLAGLAGLILDRLCHCPSRSTPSDRPENPLELTAALLFAILFVAVVAITRWTLSRYGEYGLHYLASIIGFVDIDPFILGIIQGKYQAVGQREIEMAIVVASISNNLAKGLYSLVFGGLRVGGPTMLALAFVSGVLWLLTVWF